A window of Kwoniella pini CBS 10737 chromosome 9, complete sequence genomic DNA:
ACCAACAAGTTCATTATCAGAATCATCATTACTCTTAAATTtattcttccttttctttttattccTAACTTCAGGTTCAGGTTCAGGTGAATTGATAAGActcctttcttcatcagaatATTCAACACCACCTAAATAAGCTACTGGTCCATCacctccttcatcatcacttaTAAATTCTTGACGAGCctaaaatgaaaaaattcaaagaaattaatcagcaattttattttaaaCTACAATATAAAATTTTAGCTCACTTCTTTTTCAcgttcttttctttttctttttaattcaattttcttttcttttgcaattgctttatcaatttcatttgctaatttcattttttctctttgaatttctaaaaattcttttcttttttcttcatttgcaaaagtattttcaaattcttttccaGTTTCATAAAAATTTCTAGATTCTCCAgttttttcatcaaaaattaatttttcacctaaaggtccatttttaaatttattttttttagaacttaatgattttaattttctttttgataaatcttctaatgatattaatggttcttcaatttgtatttttgatttaccttttattacttttgataattcttcaatatcactattatcattatcattatcgGATATTTCATCTCCTGATAAAGCATGATCTCTTCGAGCTAATGTaaatacatcatcattttcttcttcttcttcatcatcatcttcaccatctttatGAGATATAAGTGCGGTATAATGAGGTGTTAGAatagattgatttttcctTTCGAACATTCGATCATATTTCGTTCGAACAGCTGGAGCAGATTTGGGCTAATTATGCAGCGTATCAGCATCGTAATGTGTTAAAGGTCTTACAGGCTTGACTTACTTTTTCAACGGATGAAGATTCGCTATCACTTTCACTAGCTTCGCTTTTATGACTGTTCTCCGCTTCCGtctcttcagcttcttcttcgtcctcactttcttcttcatcaacctcGACCTCGTCATCCTCATCGTCAGACTCCTCGTCGCTTCCAACGACAGCCCTTTCTTCGACTTCTTCGATCGCTTTGgcctcttcttcttcttgcgGCATATCCTTCTTCGCGCCACCTCTGACTTTAGCAGCTTTTTGCTCAgcgaatttgatttgaggAGCACCAGGGAGACCCATACTTTCCGCGAAAGCTTCGGCAGGTAAATCggagaatttgaaaattgacTTATCTTTCTGAATATGTACAGATTTCATGTATGAGATGAATGCCTAATCATATCACAAGTCAATAATGCGGATTCTGAAGTAAAATTGAGGTTTATGGCGAACTCACTCTCTGACCAAGGTACTTTATCTCAGGTTCTCTAAATGCGAAATTTTGCATTTGTTGTTTCAAATTACCCATCTTGCtctctttgatttttatcttcttcacttcaatcattttctctttccatCGATTGAGcataccttcttcctcacTTGGGCAAAGTAAAGTCAAAGCATGTCCTCCAGCTTGATATCTTGCTGTTCTACCAATCCTGTGAATATAGGTGTCTACATCGTCCGGACAATCTAATTGAATAACCCAATCTACAGCTGGGAAATCTAATCCCCTAGCAGCAACATCCGTGCAAATCAATAAAGCGTGTTTTGAGGTCGAGTActtttgaaagattgataATCTGGTTggttgtttttgttttccgTGTAAATGCATTAACGGTAGACCTGGATGCAGTCTTCTGAAAGTCTCAAATATGAATCGGACCTAAATAGCACAGATTATCAGTCAAGATCCAAGCTAGCGTTGTCATAAGGGAGTTAAAGTGATGATATGTGTTGGGTATGTAAAAATAGCTCACTTGTTTACCGGAAGTCACAAAAACGAttcctttcatctttaagTGACTCTTCACGAAACCCCAAAGAGTgtccaatttcttctccaacCCCACGACAGCGTAAAATTGCTCTAGGTTCGAAGGTACcacaccttcttcaccagcTTTGTTACAATTAATATACTCGGGTTGATAAAGCGATAATTTGGCTAACGAAGCTAAATCTTTCGTTTGGGTAGCTGAGAATAGTAAAGTCTGTCGATTAGGTTTGGTATTCGACAATTGAGTTCCAGAAGAAAAGTGTCCAATAATTGCTCGAAGAGCGGGTAAGAATCCTAAATCAAGCAACCTATCCGCTTCATCCAGTACTAAAGCAGATCATCAGTTTTAGCTACGTCGACTAAATGTTAAGAGCAGGATAGCATATGATACTCACCTAAAACTTTGACTCCGGAAGACTCAAATCCTACTGTACTATCCAGATGTTGTAAAAGTCTACCAGGTGTAGCGATGAGTATATTCATTCTTCCTAATCTTTCTTGTTCCTCTTTCAAAGGTTTACCACCAATAACTAGACCAGCGGAGAAATTATGGTATTTCCCAATATCTCTTAATTGGTTGAAGGTTTGTACTGCTAATTCTCTGGTAGGAGAAATGACAACAGCTCCTAGTCCATCCATTGGTCCCCATTTATCCAGGTATAGCCTCTCTAACATAGGTATAAGGAATGCCAAAGTTTTACCAGATCCAGTTTTTGCTGAGCCCAGAAGATCCTGACCACGTAGAGCTGGCGGAATAGCAAGTTGTTGAATAGGAGTAGGGTTAAGGAAATGGCTCGATTTCAGACCTATAGATAATTCGAAGGTTAGCAATCGTCTTTGGGAATCACATCCAATGATAGGTCTCTGACCTTTGAGAGTCCGAGCAGACAGAGGCAGTTCATTGAAGACGGTGATCTCTGCCGGAGGTACCTATTTAAGCAAcataagctgatttatcaatgGAATAAGGTGGAACGGAAGCTCACCCAGCTATCGACCTTAGCCTGTAGCTCTTTCAGCTCTTCATCTATCCTCAGTCGTTTAGCTTGATTCGACTTCAATCGAGGTTGGGCGGGTTTACCCTTGCCGCCTTTCCCTTTCGATCCTTGAGCTGACTTGGAGGACGAAGCTTTGTTGTCGACGAAAGCCATTATCAAAGTATCGGCTGCAGGTAGATGACCAAGTATATAGAGATTCAAGCCTTTCCGTAATATGGGATCTGGACGAATGATATATgagatttttcaaaatacgTAGAAATGCAATAAAATGCAATAAGCAGGTTGAGCAGCTatgaaaatatcaaaataaacCACGTGGGACTGTGTGCCTGATTTACATTCCAGCTTGAATGTAACCGTGGGAAAGTTGATTATGTCGTCATGTCTCTTTGTTTTGGACGCGTAGTGGAGGGGGAACATGAATTAACGAGTGGATTTATCGATCGTCCTAAAATACCGTAAGATAAGATGGAGCAAAGCGATATGACTATAATCATTACCGGATTTATAGGTTGACAATATTCTGGTCAGCAGCTGACAGCACAGTATTATCATCTGCAAGGATCTTGCTCGTGACTCAAACGAAGCAAGGAAACAGACATAATCGAGTTCTCCTAAAGAATAAATTACCATGGTCAAAGCTAAAACAACACCAACACAACCCAAAGCTAGAGCTTCACCAAGAATATCAGCTGCTTCAGCCAAATCGACACCAACTAGATCAAGTAAGCAAGCGAGTACATCTACACCATTGAAGAGCTCAATCAGTTCAACACCGACGAAAGGGAAGTGGATCGAAAAATCAGCAAAGACTTCACCTTATTTCCCTAAATCAAAGACAACTTCAAAACCAGctcaaaagtcaaaaggGAAAGCCAAAATACTTGCAAAAgacgaagacgaagaaaGGGAACATTCTCCAAGTGGATTGACTGAGTCTGAACAGTCTTCaacagatgatgaaggatctgaagatgattttataGCTTTCGGAGAAagtgaattagatgaacctatagaagaagattcagatgaagatggatcagttgattctgattttatagatgaaggtaatagtaagaaaagaaaatcaacttcaaataGCCGGAATAAAAGTAGCGTTAAAAAAGCTAAGATAACGAAACTTACAAATGGAAAACAATCGACAACTAGGATAGAAGGGTATGaggacgaagatgaagatgatgatgaggagatagaattggaagaaggtcAAGAGATTGCTGGTCGAATTTATCCGGCTCCCAAATCTGGTCAAGGTGAATACCCTCTGTTTGTCTTGCTGAACAATTACGATGGGGTTAATTCGTATATGTTTAGTACCGCCCGGTATGATTTCTCAAAACACTTTAAATTTCCTtaaaaacttacaaataCCTGAACGAAATGATAGAGAATGGTTCAGATCACATGAACCTGCTTTTAGACAAGCGGAAAATGAATGGAAAGCTTTTGTAGGAATtgttcaaatgaaatttcatgaagcagatgatgaaattccaattttaccttcGAAAGATATTATTGTAAGCTTAATTCCATTTGTATTAACAttttggaaaaggaaaaatttttattaagcattaagctgatatgaatgaaatgggaatgggaattTTAGCATAGAATATATAGAGATGTAAGATTTTCATCAGATAAAACACCttataaaagaaatttttcAATGTCAACTTCAAGAGGTGGTAGAAAAGGAATTTGGGCAGCatatcatttatcaatttcaccaaATAATAAAAGTTTATTAGCTTGTGGAATTTGGCAACcttttaaaaatgaattatcacTTATTAGacaaaatttattaaaaaatcctaaaaaatttagaaaatgtataagtgatattgaatttattaaattatttggtgaaccaaaagaagataaaaaaacAGGTAAAAGACAAAATGTTTttggaaatgatgatgcttTAAAAGTTGCTCCAAAAGGtattgaaaaagatcataaagatattgatcttttaaaattacGTAGTATTGCTGTTGTTCATTAGTAAGTAATTAAAAACTTTTAAAAATGAGTTTTTACGTCTGTCTCGAGAATTaatgattataatttgttttgaaAAGTTTTAAGGATGAACAAGTTATTGCTAAAGATTTTCAAGAACAACTTTATGATGTTTTAGTTGTAATGCGTCCATTTGTTAGATTGTAAGTCTTATATATCTAGTGCGATATTTTTTGTTTACAAGTCTATCTTATACCCCAACTTAAGGTTGAATGAATACGTTACACTGCCGCCTGATAACGACAATAATGAAGAGGatgcagatgaagatgagcaTGAAGATCagggagaagaagattgacGATAGGTATACGTTTTGTAAGGATGTTATTCGGAAAATATAGACGCAATTGTTGCACAACACCAAAGTGATATGGTCAATCGAATCGCCATACCCAGGCTATAAAGGGAAGGATTTCGGCTACATTATAGTGCTTATATGAAATATAATACATCCTTATACAATCGTTATAATCATGTAATTGACTTTTAATAGCAATGGAATATTCGTTGAGTCTGCGAGTTTTGGAAACAACTTATGCCTTTACTTTATATCGAGGTGTCCAAGGTCCTAAACTATTATCACTATAAAAGTCCATGGGATAATCACCTTGACCTTTATCTTCTACTTTATTTATTCCATCCCTTATCTTTGAAGGAACAGCATGAGCAAGATCTAAACCTTCCCAACCTCTAATTCTTCCACTAGCTACACTAGCTTCATAAGGACTAAGTAAAGGTCTTGAAAAAGCATATCCccaatcaattgataatctagGACAAGAAGTTTGAATAAATGttgatatttcatcatGAGAGAATAATGAGAGTTTTATAGGCGATAATTCCGAAAGTAAAATGAGAAGAGGTGGTATTGAAtctgaaggtaaatttgatgttATCGACTAATACTAAATTTAT
This region includes:
- a CDS encoding ATP-dependent RNA helicase DBP4 — protein: MAFVDNKASSSKSAQGSKGKGGKGKPAQPRLKSNQAKRLRIDEELKELQAKVDSWVPPAEITVFNELPLSARTLKGLKSSHFLNPTPIQQLAIPPALRGQDLLGSAKTGSGKTLAFLIPMLERLYLDKWGPMDGLGAVVISPTRELAVQTFNQLRDIGKYHNFSAGLVIGGKPLKEEQERLGRMNILIATPGRLLQHLDSTVGFESSGVKVLVLDEADRLLDLGFLPALRAIIGHFSSGTQLSNTKPNRQTLLFSATQTKDLASLAKLSLYQPEYINCNKAGEEGVVPSNLEQFYAVVGLEKKLDTLWGFVKSHLKMKGIVFVTSGKQVRFIFETFRRLHPGLPLMHLHGKQKQPTRLSIFQKYSTSKHALLICTDVAARGLDFPAVDWVIQLDCPDDVDTYIHRIGRTARYQAGGHALTLLCPSEEEGMLNRWKEKMIEVKKIKIKESKMGNLKQQMQNFAFREPEIKYLGQRAFISYMKSVHIQKDKSIFKFSDLPAEAFAESMGLPGAPQIKFAEQKAAKVRGGAKKDMPQEEEEAKAIEEVEERAVVGSDEESDDEDDEVEVDEEESEDEEEAEETEAENSHKSEASESDSESSSVEKPKSAPAVRTKYDRMFERKNQSILTPHYTALISHKDGEDDDEEEEENDDVFTLARRDHALSGDEISDNDNDNSDIEELSKVIKGKSKIQIEEPLISLEDLSKRKLKSLSSKKNKFKNGPLGEKLIFDEKTGESRNFYETGKEFENTFANEEKRKEFLEIQREKMKLANEIDKAIAKEKKIELKRKRKEREKEARQEFISDDEGGDGPVAYLGGVEYSDEERSLINSPEPEPEVRNKKKRKNKFKSNDDSDNELVGGALEDDEALALKLLQGS